The genomic segment GGAGGCCTCATAAACCTTTTTCGAGATCCCCTGAAAAGAGATATTGATTTCATTCAGCAGACCGCCGTCAACGAGGACGGCAACCTTCTCTTCCGTCAGGAGCGACCCGTTCGTCGTCAGGTTGATACGAGTCGCCGGTGCGTGTTCATGGATGTATTGCAACCGTTCAATCAGGCGGGGATCAAGAAGCGGTTCATTCAGGAAGCAAGGGATCAGGTTTTGAGGCCGGAAGCGTGCAATTTCGTCGACAACCTTCCGGAAGATTTTCTCTTCCATCCTCCCCTTCGGAAGAGAATCCTTTACCTCCTCGTAAGGGCAGAAGACGCAGAGACCGTTACAGCCGGAGGAGGTCTCCAGCAGGACTGTTTCGGGAAAAGCGGGGACGGGCTTCAAAAAAAGTCGTCCGATGAAACCGGGCGCTTCTTCAGGAAGGTAATAACGTAACGTCATCGGTCACCCGGTTGCCGTTCCGGAACATTCGGATCTTCCTCCACGAAGACCTCCCACAGACCCTCGTCCAGCCGGAAGAGGAAATCGGCACGGGTGTATTTCATGTTCGTCATCTTCGCAAAAGGAACGGCTCACCTCGCCCTTTAAAGAATCGTTGTAACCAACCCTAAGATCTTTTCAAAATGACGATCCATCGTTATTAATTCCGCCCCATGTTCCAGGGTCTGCGCTGCAATCCAAATATCATTCGTCGGTATCGGGGTGCCGTGATTCTTCAGCTTTGCAGCGATCCTTGCATAACGGTCGGCAGTCACTTCACCAACCGGAACGGTTTCCACGGCTTCATGTTGAAGGAAACGGTCCAAATCCGTCATATTCTCCTTAAACTTCGTTCCGTTTCGGAAACCGAACATTAACTCTCCCAGGACCACAGATGAGACCAGAATCGATTCCGACCGGACGATGATATCCACCACCTCCGGGTCACCGCGCTTGAAACCGACATAGGCGCTTGTGTCCAGCAGGATCTTCATTTCCACATCTCTTCATCAATCTGTTCACAAGACTGTATCGATTCTATAAATTCGGACGCCTCCTGCTCCGACCAACCACCCGCT from the Deltaproteobacteria bacterium genome contains:
- a CDS encoding type II toxin-antitoxin system VapC family toxin, whose translation is MKILLDTSAYVGFKRGDPEVVDIIVRSESILVSSVVLGELMFGFRNGTKFKENMTDLDRFLQHEAVETVPVGEVTADRYARIAAKLKNHGTPIPTNDIWIAAQTLEHGAELITMDRHFEKILGLVTTIL